CGCCACAGCCGGTGCCACTCCCGGGTCTGCAGGCGTTCCAGGCTGCGGACCACCACCGGGTAGTCCATCGCCAGCGGCGTCGGTGACCGGGACGCGAGTTCCTTGCGCCAGGCCTCCACCGGGGTGTTGAGCAACTCCCAGGGCAGTACGAACTCGATCGTGACCGGCCCGTCCTTCTCCGCCCAGTCCCGCTCGGTCCGCAGCACGATCCGGTCGACCGCCGCCTCCAGCTCGTCGCGGCCGACCCGCTGGTCCTCGCCGCGGACCGGCCGCCAGACCCGCGAGGCCCACTGCCGCCAGTGCGAGACGATGTACGACTCGTCGTCGCCGCCGTACTTCTCGAACTGGATCACCAGGTACGCCATGCTGGGCCCGGGCGACGGCGCGGGCAGCTGGGCTCGCAGGGCGGCCAACTGGGCGGACAGCTTCCACTGCGCGGCCAGCGCGGTGGTCAGCTCGCGCAGCCGGGGCTCGGTCTCGGGCGGGAGCAGCGGCGTCACGGTGTGCAGGCAGCGCAGCCAGGGCGGCATGCCGTCGACGGCGTTGAGCCCGGTCAGGTAGGCGAGGACGTGCCAGGCGTCGGCGCAGTACGACGGCGCCTCGGCCGATCGGGTGGCCGCGACCAGGTGGCGCAGCGCCTCCCGCCCGCGCAGCCGGTGCAACTCCTCCCGCAGCCACGCGATGTCGTGGCCGGCGAAGATCTCGGTCACCTGCCACTCGTCCACCAGCCGGTAGAGGCCGGCCACCTGCTCGGTGTTCGGCTCCAGCAGTTCGAGGCACTCGACCAGCAGCCGTAGGCCGCCCGGCCGGGCGGCGCAGGTGGTCACCACCTCGACCAGTTGCAGGTGCGGGACCTCGTGGTCGCGGGGGAGCGGCGGCCGGCCCAGGGCGGTGTCGGCCTCCTGAAGGAAGAGCTGCCGTCCGGAGCGGCTGCGGATCGTCGGTGATTCCTCCAGGAGCGCGACGAATCGGCTGCGGAGGAGCCGGCGCTGGTGCGCACCCACTTCCGGCCCCGGAGCGGAATCAGGTGTCTCCGGCATGCGGCTGAGCACCGTCCAAAAGCGTCGTAGCTCGGTTGGGTCGTAGCTCGGTTGGCCTTCCCCTGAAGGCATGCTAATTGGTGGGCATGCGTACCGCGCAAGCGTTGACAGGCATTCACGTTCGCCGATCGGAATGACCTCATCCGTCCGGTCCATGTCACACGACTAAGTCCGGCAACCGCGCCGGCGACCGATGACTCACCGTCACCCGATCCGGCGCTCGACCCGGTGGCCGCCGGCGCGGTACCACTGAGGCATCGCGACGAGAGGAGTGCCGTGCCCTGGGCCAGGCTCGCCGTTGTCACCCTGACCCTGGTCGCCGGCCTGGCGGCACCCGCCGCGGCCGATGCCGGCCGGGGAACGCTCACCGTCGTCGCGCACGAGGACGACGACCTGCTCTTCGTCAACCCGGAGATCAGCGACGACATCGCGGCCGGCCGCCGGGTCACCACCCTGTACGTCACCTCCGGCGACGCCGCCCGCGGCCCGGTGTACTGGCGCTCCCGGGAGCGGGGCGAGATGGCCGCCTACGCCCGGATGGCCGGCCGCCCGGCCCGGTGGGCGGAGGACACCCTGGTCGCCGCCGGGCATCCGGTCCATCGGGCCACCCTGGCGGGTGCCGGGGTCACCCTGCTCTTCCTGCGCCTGCCGGACCGGGTCGGCGGCTGGCCCGACCAGACCCTGCAGATGCTCTGGCTGGACCCGGCCGCCCGGACGCACACGCTGGACACCGGCCACCTCTACAGCCGGGCCGCGCTGCTGGACGTGCTCACCGCGGTCCTCGGCGACTACCGGCCAGGGATCATCCGGACCCTGGATTTCCGGGGGGCCTACGGCGACGGGGACCACGACGACCACCACACCGTCGCCTACCTCACCTACGCGGCTCAGCAGCGCTACCGCGCCCCGCACCGGATCGTCGGGCACGCCGGTTATCCGGTCGCCCGGCGGCCGGTGAACCTGACGCCCGGCCGGTACCGCGCCAAGCTCGCCACCTTCCTCGCCTACGCGCCGCACGACCGGGTGGTCTGCCAGACCGCCGACTGGTGTGCTCGCGGCGAGTACGGCGCCTACCTGCGGCGGAACGCCCCCATCGCGGCCGGGTCCGGTCCGGGCCGCAACGTGGCCGGCCAGGCCGTCCCGGCCGCCTCCTCGGGCAACGAGGCCACCGTGGAGGTGGCGGCCAAGGCCGTCGACGGGCGGCGGGACGGCGACCTGCTCGGCGAGTGGGTCACCGTCGGCGAGCGGGCCGGTGCCTGGTTGACCCTGACCTGGCCGTCGCCGCAGGTGCTGGACCGGATCGTCCTCTACGACCGGCCGGACCCCGGCGACCAGGTCACCGGCGCGACCCTGCGGTTCTCCGACGGCAGCGTCGTCCCGGTCGGTGCGCTGCCCGACGACGGCTCCCCGCTCACCGTCCGGTTCCCCCCGAAGACGGTGACCGGCCTGCGGTTCACCGTCACCGGCGTCTCCGCCACGACCCGCGACGCCGGCCTGGCCGAGATCCGTGCGGTGACCGCCGCCTGATCGGCGCATGGTGGCCCGAGCGGCTGGTGGTCGTGTGTCAGACTGCGCGAATGCTTGACGATGCGAAGCCGCCGGTCATCGCCGCCAACATCTTCGGCCGCACCATGCTGGCCCTTCCGGTGTTCCTGCTCGTCGCCTGGACGGCCGCCGCCCAGGAGGAGGGCGACACCTGGTTCAACGGCGACGGTTACGGCGCGATGATCCTGTCGCTCGGCCTCGCCGTGGCCGGCCTGATCGCGATGCTGGTGGCCCCGCTGAACAGGTTCCGCCGCGCCCGGCCGGCGGTGGTGGCCGGCTGGGCCCTCGGCGCGGTCATCACGGTGTCCGCCGTCACGGCACTGACCGCCACCACCGTGTGACGTCCGATGCCGCGCCGCTGGCACCTGCTCGTCCTGGCTCTGCTCGGGGTCTTCGCGCTGGCCTGTGAGGGTGGCGCGGGCGCTGCCGGCGAGCCGTCGCCGACCGAGGGCCGGACCAGGCCGCCGTCGAGCTCCGCGTCCCGCTATCCCGCCTCGATGGCCGCGCTGGGCGACTCGATCACCGCCGGGGTGGGCAGCTGCCTGGCCTACCTGGCGTGTGCCAAGAACTCCTGGGCGACCGGTGACGGCGACGGCGTCCAGAGCCACTACCAGCGGATCCTCGCCAAGAACAGCAAGATCAAAGGCCATGTGTACGACTTCGCCGAGCCGGGGGCGGAGTCGGACGCGCTCGCCGCCCAGGCGCTCCGGGCGGTGGACGCCGAGGTGCGGTACGTGACGGTGCTGATCGGCGCGAACGACGCCTGTGCCGGGCAGGTCGGCGACATGACCCCGGTGGCGACGTTCCGGGGCCGGGTGGACCGCGCGCTGGCCACCCTGAGAAAGGGGCTGCCCAAGGCGCGGGTGCTGGTCGCCAGCATCCCGGACCTGTACCGGCTGTGGCAGGTCGGCCGGGACGAGCCGAGCGCGGTGCGGCTCTGGGACAGCCTGGGGATCTGCCCGTCCATGCTGGCCGATCCGACGTCCACGGCGAGCGCCGACAACCGCCGGCGGCGCGCGGTCCGGGACCGGATCGACGCGTACGACGAGGTGCTGCGCGCGGCCTGCGCGAGATATGGCAGCAGGTGCCGCTGGGACGGCGGGAAGGTGCACGACCTGCGGTTCACCCTCGACCTGGTGAGCCCGCTCGACTACTTCCACCCCAGCCTGGCGGGCCAGAACGAGCTGGCCGAGCGGACCTACCCCGGCTCGTTCACCTGGTGAGGTAGCCGGGTCGTCCGCGCGGACGAACGGGGCCGGGCGGACGCTCGGCATCGAGTAACGTGGATCACATGCCGGACCTGTATTCGCGGCGTTCCTTCATCGCCGGAGTCCTGACCGCGGGGATGCTGTCCACCGCTGCCGGCTACCTGTTCACCCGTCGCACCCCGGTCACCCTCACCCTGGTCACCGGCGTGGACAGCACCGGCGGCCGGAACCTGCTGATCAATCTGTGGAACAGGTTCCATCCGGACGTGACCCTCGAGGTGGTCACCGTCAACAGCTCCACCCAGGACCAGTACGACAAGTTCGTCAGCACCCCGGCCGACATCTACAACCTCGACGTCATCCACCTCCCGCGCTTCGCCAGCCGGGACCGGATCGCGCCGATCGACCCGCCGGACGGCATCACGCTGCTGCCGCCGGTGCAGCGGGTCAGCCAGGTCGAGGAGGGGTCGGGGCGGCTCTGGGCGGTGCCGTTCAACACCGACGTCGGCATGTTGTACCGCCGGGTCACCGACAAGGCGGCCGCCGACCCGGAGCCCACACTGGACACCGTGATCGCCGGGCGACGCCAGTTCACCGGGCAGCTCACCACCGAGGGCTCGGTCACCGACGAGGCGTTCGTGATCAACGTGCTGGAGCAGGCCCTCGCCCAGGATAGGACCATCCTCGACGAGCGGGGCGTCGTCTCGACGAGCCTGGGCCAGTGGCAGCGGGCCCTCGCGCCGCTCGCCGAGGCGCTGCGCGGCGACCGGATCGTGACGGCGGCCGGCGAGGAGAACACCAACGCCGCGTTCCAGACCGGCACCCTGCGGTACATGCGGAACTGGCCGGTCTGGTACCCGAAGATCGACCGCGAGGAACGGGCGAAACCCCGCACCGCGGCGATCCGGCTGGGCCGGCTCCCGGTCGGGATCCTGGGCGGCCAGGGGCTGGCGATCGCCAAGGACACCGAGCACCGCGACGAGGCCGCCGCGGTGATCCACTTCCTGACCGGCATGCCGGCCCAGAAACTGCTGGCCACCTACGGGTTCGCGCCGACCGCGCAGGAGGCCTACAACGATCCGGAGGTGAAGGCGGCGGTGCCACACCTGGACATCGTCAGGTCCGCTGTGGAGGACGCGCACCCGCGCCCGATGAGCGCCGGTTACGCCGAGTTCGCCAGGGTCTTCCGCCAGCACACCTACGACTACCTCTACCGCCGGGTCGAACTGACCGACGGCTTCGTCGAGGGCATGCGGGGAGCGTTGCGATGAGCGGCTGCGCACCACTCCGCCGGGCGCGGGCCGGAGTTCCGCGGTGATCGACGACAGCGGGCTGCAGGCATGGCTGGTCCCGGTCTTCGTGACCGCCGCGATCATCCTGGTGGAGACGGTCGTCTGGCTGGTGACCAGCCGCCGCAAGCCGAACCAGTCCAACGGCACCCTCCGGGACCGCCGGGGGCAGACCATCGCTCTCGGCCTGCTGGTCCTGCTCGCCCTCGCGGTCGCCGGCATGGCCAGCCTCGGCCCGAACCTCGCCGACCAGCTGGCCAGCGTCATCGCCGCCCTGCTCGGCGGGGTCTCCGCCTTTCTCACCTACCTGTCTTACAAGTCCACCCTGGACGCCAAGGCCGCCGCCGGGAAGTCGCCGCCCGCGGACCCGGACGAGCCCGGCTGAGCCCGCCGATCGGTGAACCGGGCGCGCAGCCGCAGGACCGTGGCCCAGCCCCAGGCGAGCAGCCCGAGGAGCGCCGGCAGCTTGAAGATCGGATAGCCCTCCCAGGGCGCGCCCGGCACGTCCGGCGGGATCGGCGCGGTCGGGGAGAGCAGCTCACCGAGGACCGCGAGGGTGGGCAGCGCCAGCAGCGCGCCACCGGCCCAGGCCGGCGCGTTCCACGGGCGGCGGCCGGCCTGCCGGGCGGTGAATCGCAGCGCCAGCCAGCCACCGAGCAGCAGACCGGCCAGCCCGCCGATCAGCGCCAGCGGCCGCACCAGGGCCGGCTCGGGACGTTGGAAGACGATCCCGGAACCCTCCGACCAGCTGTCGCGGAAGACCGCCAGCTCCACCCCGTCGCGGCGCGCGGTGACGAACTCCACCGTCTGCACGTCGGAGAGCCGCTCCACGCCCGCGCCCGGCAGCAACCGCCAGCCGGTCCGCTCCAGGGTCCGGCGGACCGCCGCGAGGTCCGGCACGGACACCGGGAGCAGCACCGAGCCGCCGTCGTACTCATCGTCGGTGAGCAGCCGGGTCTCCCAGGACGGCTGCCGGTCGCCGAAGATCGCATCCCACCTGTCGATCTCGTCCACCGGGGCGCCGGGCAGCACCTCGGCGGCGATCGCGACGGCGCGCTGATCGCTCGGCAGCGGATCGGCGTCCCGCCACCCCAGCCACGCCCCGGCCGAGGCCAGCGCGCCGGCGAACACCAGAGCCACGACGACCACCGCGACCCAGCGCACCAGCCGATGCCCGGCCGGTCGCCCGGTGTGCCGCACATCGCTGGCGAGAATCGACATGCGGGCACCATAGTCCCGGAACCGGCGCTATGGCAGCGGACCGACGCTTTCGAAGCGGGCGACGAAC
This window of the Actinoplanes oblitus genome carries:
- a CDS encoding VMAP-C domain-containing protein produces the protein MPETPDSAPGPEVGAHQRRLLRSRFVALLEESPTIRSRSGRQLFLQEADTALGRPPLPRDHEVPHLQLVEVVTTCAARPGGLRLLVECLELLEPNTEQVAGLYRLVDEWQVTEIFAGHDIAWLREELHRLRGREALRHLVAATRSAEAPSYCADAWHVLAYLTGLNAVDGMPPWLRCLHTVTPLLPPETEPRLRELTTALAAQWKLSAQLAALRAQLPAPSPGPSMAYLVIQFEKYGGDDESYIVSHWRQWASRVWRPVRGEDQRVGRDELEAAVDRIVLRTERDWAEKDGPVTIEFVLPWELLNTPVEAWRKELASRSPTPLAMDYPVVVRSLERLQTREWHRLWRSRWRLLTDNPRQPHPIHFAEPDQTDLRLEAMLKRDAGIVAMVLHQPPTPSSLGESQALAALRAGLPILIWHRSQAADSGLRSAVAALLGGGASGPSELAQLPVRMARLRQRAWSEDAGRREQHVGHGIAVLWDDPDRQPGRIWPSDSAPREARDD
- a CDS encoding DUF7402 domain-containing protein; amino-acid sequence: MPWARLAVVTLTLVAGLAAPAAADAGRGTLTVVAHEDDDLLFVNPEISDDIAAGRRVTTLYVTSGDAARGPVYWRSRERGEMAAYARMAGRPARWAEDTLVAAGHPVHRATLAGAGVTLLFLRLPDRVGGWPDQTLQMLWLDPAARTHTLDTGHLYSRAALLDVLTAVLGDYRPGIIRTLDFRGAYGDGDHDDHHTVAYLTYAAQQRYRAPHRIVGHAGYPVARRPVNLTPGRYRAKLATFLAYAPHDRVVCQTADWCARGEYGAYLRRNAPIAAGSGPGRNVAGQAVPAASSGNEATVEVAAKAVDGRRDGDLLGEWVTVGERAGAWLTLTWPSPQVLDRIVLYDRPDPGDQVTGATLRFSDGSVVPVGALPDDGSPLTVRFPPKTVTGLRFTVTGVSATTRDAGLAEIRAVTAA
- a CDS encoding GDSL-type esterase/lipase family protein; amino-acid sequence: MPRRWHLLVLALLGVFALACEGGAGAAGEPSPTEGRTRPPSSSASRYPASMAALGDSITAGVGSCLAYLACAKNSWATGDGDGVQSHYQRILAKNSKIKGHVYDFAEPGAESDALAAQALRAVDAEVRYVTVLIGANDACAGQVGDMTPVATFRGRVDRALATLRKGLPKARVLVASIPDLYRLWQVGRDEPSAVRLWDSLGICPSMLADPTSTASADNRRRRAVRDRIDAYDEVLRAACARYGSRCRWDGGKVHDLRFTLDLVSPLDYFHPSLAGQNELAERTYPGSFTW
- a CDS encoding extracellular solute-binding protein, with translation MPDLYSRRSFIAGVLTAGMLSTAAGYLFTRRTPVTLTLVTGVDSTGGRNLLINLWNRFHPDVTLEVVTVNSSTQDQYDKFVSTPADIYNLDVIHLPRFASRDRIAPIDPPDGITLLPPVQRVSQVEEGSGRLWAVPFNTDVGMLYRRVTDKAAADPEPTLDTVIAGRRQFTGQLTTEGSVTDEAFVINVLEQALAQDRTILDERGVVSTSLGQWQRALAPLAEALRGDRIVTAAGEENTNAAFQTGTLRYMRNWPVWYPKIDREERAKPRTAAIRLGRLPVGILGGQGLAIAKDTEHRDEAAAVIHFLTGMPAQKLLATYGFAPTAQEAYNDPEVKAAVPHLDIVRSAVEDAHPRPMSAGYAEFARVFRQHTYDYLYRRVELTDGFVEGMRGALR